CTCCCCCAAATCTTCTCTATAATTAGGCCAGAGCTCACCGCAATGCATTTCACTGCAGAGGTTGGGAAACCTTATCCATGAATTTAAACTATGTCCCCCCCAGCCTATCCTCACACCCCTgtgccctctcctctccttctccaccCCTGAACTCAGTCAATTTCTCTGCTGTCTCCAGGCGAGCCTGCCAGTTACCTCCACCAAcccctctaccacacacacacacacacacacacacacacacacacacacacacacacacacacacacacacacacacacacacacacacacacacacacagacaacggGCTGATTGGATCAGAGATGTCCCAATAACTATTCTAACAACCGAAATGCTAGGGACTGAGTGGCATTCagacacctgcacacacactcacacatgctttTAACTATCAGTGGGCAGAAACAGATGCACATGACACACTATCCTAGTTGTATATATAGCTGTTAGTTATACTACGCTAATAGTTCTACTGACACTGTGTGACAAGTGGTGCACAACCACTAGCCCCATTTTTGTAAATGGAAATGTGCTTCCTGGACTTCTTGATTGAGAAGGGAAAACGTCAACTGATATAGTGCCAAAATATGAATGTCCATACATCTTTAACTGTATCTGATAAGGAATGGTGCCTGTGTAGTAGATTATGTGAGTTTGCTTTGGTAGCCTCCCATCCTCCCTCTTTAAATCTCCTCCTTCTTTGAATCTAGCTATTATCATATAGAATATAAAACTACACTGCGGGTATAATGGCAGGGAAAGACACTCCAGATAACTAATCCTCAGGGTCCAGGAGCACAGCTGGGAATCTCAGGCCCCTTGTCAAGGAAGTGAGACTGCTTCCCTCTGCCCTAATGCATCTTAAGTATCATCTCTTGTCTCTGCAGGGACAGCTTGATCCTCACTGCAAGTATTCCCACTTTCCTCCCTACCAGTGATCAACCCTCTGAGTTTAAGCAAAACCTGCCCAGTGGGCCTGAAGGGGTCAAAGCAGACCTTCACAGTACTTTATAATTGTTTATTCAAAAACATGCATGAGATACCAGATGGGTCCATCAGAACAAAAATGATGTGCTCAAATAGGGTGGTCATAGAAAAGTACACTGAATAAAATATTGGTTGCTTTCCTCATTATTCTATTTGACAAATACCACCCATCTGGCGCTACccatatatttgcaaatattatGAGCCCTAGGTCTGACAGTGAAGGTTGAAGTCTTTTTAGGATCACAGCACACCAAAGATTAGCGGAGAGACCTTGAGCTTGAGTAACTAATAAGAGCTGTGTTTGCTTCCTAACGAAGAACAGTGTTATAGCCCAGTGATGGAAAGTAACCAAAGTACTTTTCAGTTgaagattttacatacaaaacaaatgagCAGTTGGTAACAGCATTTTTATAAAGTAACCAACAGTCTATAGCGCAGTTAAAATTGTCACACTGTACAACATAAACATTTTGGTTAGTTGCTGCATCAATAATAATGATGCAATCATTTAATAATATAACACTGACAGGGGCCAATCTTAATATTGAATACttacttttgatattttaagtatattttgttgctaatacttttgtacttttactttaagatccctccagacatgttttaagataaatacaaatattctgctttaaataaaaattattGCTTGTACGTACATGTCTTAAACTCATGTTTAGGTCGAGCACAGAGAAACTTTCAGCAGATGTAAAAACAGACTTCTAGTATCACACTCTGCACATACATCATTCTCTACAGTGAAGATCAAACATTCAAGTGAAGTAACAATGAATAAAACCATTTTTTTGAGTGGAAGGGGATTTTGGTTGCATTTTTATTGCAGGACTTTCACTAATAGGGAAGTATTTTTAAAGTGtgatattgctacttttacttgaaCCTGCATTAAGAGGTTTTTTGGCCACTTGATAATGGCGAACTTGTTAGCAAAGAGTTAGTTATGCTGTTAcaaagcaacattatcatttattTGGAGTTGTGAAGATTCACTCTTCTTTTAGCTGTCTCTCGCTTTTGGTCTCTCCCAACTTCTGAGGTgtatatctggctctttagtttttaaatgctccactatgttcaccagctagctgctaactgtgtctgtctgctgtttggtgctgggcagctAATTGTACAGTAGATTATTAgagttttttttgctgaaaacagcttccTGCTGCGGATGGAAACAACGCTATGAGAACTGTGAGAGTGAACCAGAACAGTAACTTAGTGAACCGGATAGCTAAACAataacaatgagctgaaactcgcTGTAAAGCTTCGTAAATCAGAGCAGAGCTGCAGATTCCGGGGATCTCTGGAGCTTCTTCACTACGAGCAACTcctttcacattttcatttgatACACCACTCTGCTTTCTtagcaaaaaagaaacaaaagacagTAGTCTGTAAATATgtctgttattgtttttttttataaacttcgTGCAATACAGTGTTTAAGTTTATCACACATTTAGATAAACCATAATCATTTGTCTAGATATATCTATTCTCAACTACATACTATTCATATTGCCCACATAAATGCTATCTGTGTGCAGTTTTTATCACATTATTCTTTTTCTGAAATGAAATCAAAGAAATGAAAACGCATAGAATCTGGAAGCGtctggttgttttgttttgcttcttCATTATATCATGTAGCGGTGTGTCCATGGTTTCAACCCGGATCTGCAGTCACTCGGGACAGTTCAGAAGAGAGAGGTGGGGTGGGGGTTGTTTACATGTGTTTACATTCTCATCAACATAAACAGATCAGGTCAGAGTGCAGACTCAGGAGTCAGCGGTCATGAGGGAAGCACAGTGAAAAGAATCTTTGGGGAGGTTAGGGGTCGTCTCTGTGGTAAATCTGGCAGGGGGAGCAGGTATGGCGGAGCAGGTATGGCGGCGCAGGGTTGGCGGATGAAACCATCCAACAAGAGTCCAGGAAGGGCACCGGGAACAAAACAGCCCAAAATGCATACCCAGTTTGAACAGTGGTCCCGAAAAACAAATCTATAGACTTTACAAATATATGTATGCCTAAATTACAATGTACATGTATCTTTTCAAAAGTTTTTTCTATAGTGTTTTTTAAACCCTCTCAACCCACATATACatattgtcttctttttttttgccactgaaaAGGATGAGTTGCATGTCTCACTTTGGGACTCTTCATAGAAAAAAATGAttaggttttttgtttttctgctcaGGCAGTAAACGTTACCTGAATCTGTACAAATGTATTATTCTATATCTCTATTTTCTGCTTCCTCCAGTCAGAGGTTTCTGTTAATGCCCAAGAACAAACATCTTCAACACGACTATAGCTACAAGTACTACTGTTAACACTGATTAGAATGGAAATAAGACTAACAGAGGCCCATAGAAAACTCAGACTTATAATAACAATGAAGTTGGTCAGTTGTCTCAACCACTCAGATTATTGTTGCATTTCAGTATCAATATTGGAAGACAATTTACAGTATTCAAATCTGACTTCATGTTATAAATGAAATTTATATAATATGGGGGTTAAAAAAATACAGGCCCTCATTCTCCCACATAttgtgcacactatgcttgacACTTtgacacagttacacacagatCACTGACAGTCCCAGTGGCTCTGCATGGAAGAAATTCACAGTAAAAGTCGTTGAGATCTAAAATTAGAGTGAAAGTAACATGGAAATTGAAATTTTCATTCCAAACTATATAGTGTTTGCAAATCTGGCTAGCCTGTAATAACGCTAAGAATAATCACAACAACAATTTTACATTAATGATGATCTGATTAATTTGCAGTAATATTGCACAAAAAATATgtgaaacctttttataatagCCCAAGGTTAATTGCGTTTGATCattaacaaaataaatcatttcTAGCAtgttaaaatatcaaaatagttttattgtgaaagtttattgttgttgttattatcacTCTGTTATTACTAATCTTCTTTTTGTTCTCAGTGAGATTGAGCAGACTAAACAGTGAACATGGAGGGAGAGCTTTAGCATTTCACCTGTCTTGCTATCTATTTCCTGTTGAGCCACATAAACACAGTGCTTCTCTCTATCTTCCCTCTTTCATTACTACCCATCTTCCTTCTCTCCCTTCCTTCTagcctccccctctcacacccCTTTCTCTCTACACAGGCGTTGTCTTCCTATTGAGGGTGTTGGAGTtgctctccctgtctcccttcAGCCTGTCCAGAGTCCCCATCCCTCGCTCCCTGTCTACTGTGGACGAGTTGAAGGGTGGAGGGCCGGAGCCCACCGAGTTGGGCATCGGCGCGTTGGAGTTGGAAGAATTGGAAGGGTTGTGGGACTTAAGCGAGGGAAGTGTACCACTCATcatcaccccccctccccctccatccTTTGGAAAGCAGTTGTGGAGCTGGTAGAGCGTGGCCCTGTCCACCGTTCCATACATGGGGGGCAAACCCCCCAGTTTGGGGTCACGGGACAACGTGTAGAGAGAGATGTCGCCTCCAGCCAGGGTCGTGTGGGAGCGAGAGTGGGGGTTTGGTAGAGTGGATACTGAGATGGGGCCCTGGGAAAGCAGCGCAGAGGGGGGCAGGCCAAAGTTTttgcccccacccccccctACAGGTGAGGGGTCTCGGGAGCGGGAGGGGTCAGTGGAGCGGGACGAAGAGCGGGAGCGGCGGCGGAAGCGGTAGCTGGGCAGGCGGAGCATGGCGTGCGTGGTGCTCTTGAAAATGTCGGTGCGCGAGCGACAGCGCAGCTCCTTGTTCTTCTCAATGTAGATGTTGACAGCCAGCACCCCCACCATCTCGGCCATGATGAAGGACAGACCTCCGAAGTAAAAGGACCAACCGTAGGAGTACTGCCACTTCTTATCCTCGTCCTTCTTAGGAGAGATGTCCCCCAGTGCGGCCGAGATGTACACAATCACACCAATAATGTTACTCAGACCTAAGGGAGAACAGAAATACAGCATTTACAAAAGAGCTAAATAAACTCAGACAGACTTAACTTATTGTgttaataaacacatttgtttgaCATAATGATTTGTGACATTCTCAATAAAGACAACCAGCAAGATGAAAGTTGAATGTAAAACGCTCTATTAAACTGACAGAATAGTCTAAACACATAGTCACTTCCAGACCAAGCATTGAAACTGTTCGGGCAAGTAATCACAGAGATGCACATATGTATTCTTATGTAAGTTACCTGCAGCCACAAAGAGAATTCCCGCCCCCAGGATGATGTTCCTTTTGCTCTTATAGAAACGACTGGCAGCAATGCAAACCCCTCCCATCAGAAGCAAGATGGCACTGAGGATTGGAAAGATGTTGGAAGCCCTGACTACCCCTACAAAGAGGAGAGAATACTGGTGAACAGCAAAAACTAGAATGAAGATGGAATGCAAATATGTGTGGAATGACATGGGAATTCTGTAACAATATCTGAATTGTcttaaagttataataatatattttatgacATCAAACCCACACTTGATTCAACATAAAAGAGCTGCATTATGTAAATTACAAATCCAAACTTTTCCTACAGATATGAATTCACATTAAAAAGATTAAATAGGTAAAACACTCCTGCGTCGGGCCAGGCCAATTACAACCATTTATCTCATATAGGGCGGGTTTCAGACAACGACTAACAACTTGCAGGGCCTTTGGGCGCTTTATGCAAATATGTGATGACGTCATTTTTGGCTTGCGCACCCTCGTGCCAGGGACAAATTCTAATGGCAAAAACATCAACACTCGTTTACAGACATTGATGCTACACCATCACAGCCCATCTCTGCACGCTGTAGtatgtttacatttgtttgtCGCTCAGTGCTCAACACATGTTTCGGTGCTTCGATTGGTTGTTAGTCCATCCAATTGCATCCAGAGGTATTTTGGGCTAAGGCCGTTGATAACGCCTCTTGGAAATTGGAGGTTCCAGACTAACTCGCATTTGGGattaggtctggcaatgtcggaacacacacacacacacacacacacacacacacacacacacacacacacacacacacacacacacacacacacacacacacacacacacacacacacacacacacacacagcacattagCACTCTTCTCTCATCTAGGAAAACTAGGCCACAGGAGAGAAAATGCCACCTAAATGCCAGCAAAATGCCTCTGCAACATTGTAAACAGAACACAAGCTTTTCTTTCTGTATGCACACGTACACATGTAGCATATCATGGAGCAGAGAGACATCACTGCAGGGCACTAAGGACAAACTAGGGCAACCCATCTCCCCTGACTTTCtgtacacactgacacatgtttattttttgcagATATAATCTTCTGAGGAATGCGCAATAAAAACCaagtaaaaaaagtaatggAAGGTAATTTTACACTTtattttccttctctttcttatTTATAACCAGGCTTCCctctcattcattcatcataCATGACTAGTAATGCTGGTATTGACTTACGTAGGACATACTCTGCCCCATCATGGTCAAAGTCTGCATCTTCTGGGAAGTGGTTAATCTGAGAACACGATCCTCTCTTTACTCCTGAGATATGAGAGGAGAAACAGGGGTGACCAGACATAACAAAAGACAGGAACTCACAAttgtaatcttaaaaaaagagaacagcAAATACCCTCCTGAGGGACAAACTGAGTGACACCTGAACATAGTCATATCTTTGTTGGAAAATCTCTTGTTTGAATCCAAGCATATGCACTGGGTGACAAACATCAACATACTGATGAGAACATCCCAAAGGTTCTTCTGAATGCAAGTTACTGTAGTAACATcacagacatatacagtacacacacacacacacacacacacacacacacacacacacacacacacacacacacacacacacacacacacacacacacacacacacacacacacgcaaatacaaGTATGTAGACACACATAGGCAGACATATAACTACCCGCCGGGGTCTTGcatgtagacagacagacgaaTTTTGGGATGCACGCACGATGATAACAGCACACCACTGTTGCTGATGGATGGATTGTGAGAAAGATGGATGGGAGTGATGGAATGAAGAGACACAGACGTAGGGAGAGACGGACACATGTGGGGTGAGCTGGTCTTTCTCACAGCTCTTATATTTCCACAGGTTGGTCTGTAAAGAAACGGAGGAGGTACATCAGTTGAGCTACATGGGGCCGGTGAATCATTCTCAGACACAGACTCAACAGACTGTTTTAGGTGGTGGACATACATTAATTTTTTTAGAGATTAGTTGGCATTTTTCGGCAGATTTCCTTCAGTTCCTTAAAGCACATGAATGACTTACTGCAACTAAACTTTGCTTCTCTACAAGCTCCTGATTTCAGGACATAAAATTCTACTTAGTGGCTGTATTAGTTGGCTTGTTCTGTGTTATCCTCACTTCTCTATAAATCAGGATGGCTGAGAGAAGTTGCTACGTTCAGGTCGCAAGCTCCCCTGGAGGCATGGGTTTGAATCCCACTTCTGACAATAACATTTCATACTGGTTCCAGTGTTGTACACACAACTGTGGACAAACCGTATAGCCATATACACTACCTATACTTCAGATTTAAtattgtacatacatacatacatacatatgccaCTTCTTATATATGACACTTCTGTTAACCTGTTTATATTTTTggcatattgttttgtttttttttattgtttttttttggtatattttagtatattttgaatttgtacctTATTGATTTTTAATATTTGCACTCAATATATTTGCACTCTTTCCTACTTAGTACTGCGACTGCTGCACAACAATTTCCCTCGTGATAAATTATGCTCCATCTtatattatcttatcttatcttatcttatctttatgTGATATATCAGTTAAGGGGCACCTGTACCCCAAAGGGTACTTTTGCCATTACCAGGGGGTAGTTTTTGAGTGGCTGAACTAATTTGAAATTAAGACTTAGaaataggcctgcacgattcggggaaaaatatgaatcacgattttttagcttagaattgatatcacgattctctgccatgatttttttctcacaaagtgtaatgtttattgcacacatgaaccatgacaaaacaaaacaaattggcagcacCAAAGATAGATTTtctttggcacctatagcacattgcgtttaagaacagtaggctaccaaaaatagtgacatataacacattgaactaaatatggccctgatacaggctctatctaaaatccttgaacatgtctttacataattaaaacatgtcaatgtcaaatgctttcaataaattaattgaaggagaaaaaaaaatcgaaaagaaaaaattaaatcgcgaacaggggtgaatcgagatcacGATTTTATATCGATTTATAGTGCAGtcctaaaaagaaacaaaacaagaggaaaaAAATTACACATTGAGCCAGTTTTAACACATGAACAGACTGTGAAAAGTTAGCATGTGAGCAGAAAAGTAAAAACTGTCAGCTAGCTATAAAAATAGATATATAGTTGAATTGAAAGCTAAAACTAATTTGACACATTGTTAAAATTGATAGCTGAAAGTAGTAAAAATCTGAACTTAACCAAACTGAGCTCAACATTAAGAGTTCACTTATATAAAAAGTGAATTATAACAATATCTGCTGTTATATATTAATTTGTATTAAATAACATCCAGTTAATAATCAATTCAATGAACACATTTATAACCTGAAGGGGTACCTGAGTTCATCTGACACAGCTGTGGGGTTAAGTTATATGTGtgctaaatgaaaaacaaaaatcctaCAAATAAAATGAAGTAATGATTTAAAGGTAATTCAGTCCAACCCCACCTTCAGTAAACTTGCAAAAAAGCTGGAGAGGACAGGACACATCTCTATCCAAAGCATAATGTGCCACCCACCCACGGGCATAAATCTTTAAGAGCTAGCATGTCCGGCATTTCCACTCCAGCTACACCTCACTGCATCACTGCACGACTACTGAGCATCTATCTTGGCTGAATACTCACAGACATCAAGGATACTTGACCTCTAAGCCAAGCCAAGACACTGTCAGCTTTTTTGCACCACAATGTGAGAGAAAAGACTGAAAGAGAA
This sequence is a window from Sander vitreus isolate 19-12246 chromosome 6, sanVit1, whole genome shotgun sequence. Protein-coding genes within it:
- the cacng8b gene encoding voltage-dependent calcium channel gamma-4 subunit; translation: MVCEKGIQILLTTVGAFAAFGLMTVAIGTDYWLYSRALICNSTANVTQDDPHNKDKKDPGALTHSGLWRICCLEGVKRGSCSQINHFPEDADFDHDGAEYVLRVVRASNIFPILSAILLLMGGVCIAASRFYKSKRNIILGAGILFVAAGLSNIIGVIVYISAALGDISPKKDEDKKWQYSYGWSFYFGGLSFIMAEMVGVLAVNIYIEKNKELRCRSRTDIFKSTTHAMLRLPSYRFRRRSRSSSRSTDPSRSRDPSPVGGGGGKNFGLPPSALLSQGPISVSTLPNPHSRSHTTLAGGDISLYTLSRDPKLGGLPPMYGTVDRATLYQLHNCFPKDGGGGGVMMSGTLPSLKSHNPSNSSNSNAPMPNSVGSGPPPFNSSTVDRERGMGTLDRLKGDRESNSNTLNRKTTPV